From Paenibacillus sp. PK3_47, the proteins below share one genomic window:
- a CDS encoding cellulase family glycosylhydrolase, protein MKKSGYLLIIIVILLLVAVLADRPKNAHAQAARYPTPMQTYVEALGPGWNLGNTFEASGEETSWGNPPTTRAFIEQLAAEGYKSIRIPITWKHRMGDAPDYAIQQEFMARIQEVVDWSLEAKLHVMINLHHDSHWIMNMASGHDEVVARFNAAWTQIAGHFKDYPDTLMFESVNEPRFSDDWSKDTPEYFTMLDELNVSFHNIVRHSGGNNGTRPLVISTLTAAPTEARLMELSKTITKLQDDRLIATFHYYGYYPFSVNTGGSTTFDDTARQDLIQAFDRAYKIFTAKGIPVIVGEFGLLGFDKSLATVQHGEILKFFEYIIHYAHEKKMPLLLWDNGQHFDRRSFTWIDGELHQVMAEGRKGRSSNAESDTVYIKKGEALQDTALALNLNGNTFRELLAGGEGLVKGSDYELEGEQLILKSALLDKLLTEEYGINAVLTAVFSAGADWSIKLVHYDTPRLFSSQGPQGIYTLPVQFGGDSLATLEAVYTAGGNAGPDDWTPYKEYIRHFYPDYKTGEIKFTDEFWSGVKDGEMQLKMHFRSGEVIPYTMTKEGFSIVGLSAEDVEKADAGPAAGESAEPGDAVNAAEPADPESMTVNGAAAGSGESSETSSMLSGESAQTGGVTPGQILLAVLLPLGLLLAAGSVIYWRRTRR, encoded by the coding sequence ATGAAGAAGTCCGGATACTTACTAATTATTATCGTTATTCTGCTGCTTGTTGCCGTATTGGCGGATCGTCCCAAGAATGCACATGCACAAGCCGCCCGGTATCCAACGCCGATGCAGACTTATGTGGAAGCCCTGGGACCCGGCTGGAATCTGGGCAACACCTTTGAAGCCAGCGGAGAGGAGACCTCATGGGGCAATCCGCCCACCACCAGGGCATTTATCGAACAGCTTGCGGCCGAAGGCTACAAAAGCATCCGTATCCCGATTACGTGGAAGCACCGGATGGGCGATGCCCCGGATTATGCCATACAGCAGGAGTTTATGGCGAGGATTCAGGAGGTTGTTGACTGGTCGCTGGAGGCGAAGCTGCACGTGATGATTAACCTTCACCATGACTCCCACTGGATCATGAATATGGCGTCCGGGCATGACGAGGTGGTGGCGAGATTCAATGCGGCCTGGACGCAAATTGCCGGGCACTTCAAGGATTATCCGGACACGCTGATGTTCGAGAGCGTCAATGAGCCGCGTTTTTCCGATGACTGGAGCAAGGATACCCCCGAATATTTCACCATGCTGGATGAGCTGAATGTATCCTTCCACAACATCGTCCGCCACTCCGGCGGGAATAACGGTACACGTCCGCTTGTGATCTCTACGCTTACTGCCGCTCCGACCGAGGCGAGGCTTATGGAGCTGTCCAAGACGATCACGAAGCTGCAGGACGACCGGCTGATTGCTACGTTCCATTATTACGGCTATTATCCGTTCAGTGTGAATACGGGCGGGTCTACAACCTTCGATGATACAGCCAGGCAGGATCTGATCCAGGCCTTCGACCGTGCCTATAAGATCTTCACGGCCAAAGGCATTCCGGTCATTGTCGGCGAATTCGGCCTGCTCGGCTTTGATAAATCGCTTGCGACGGTGCAGCACGGGGAAATCCTGAAGTTTTTTGAATATATCATCCACTATGCCCATGAGAAAAAAATGCCGCTGCTGCTGTGGGACAACGGGCAGCATTTTGACAGACGGAGCTTCACATGGATCGACGGGGAGCTTCATCAGGTCATGGCGGAGGGCCGGAAGGGGCGTTCCTCCAATGCGGAAAGTGATACGGTTTATATCAAAAAGGGGGAGGCGCTTCAGGATACCGCGCTTGCTTTGAACTTGAACGGCAACACGTTCAGGGAACTGCTCGCCGGAGGGGAGGGGCTGGTCAAGGGGAGTGATTATGAACTGGAAGGAGAACAGTTAATTCTTAAATCCGCACTGCTGGATAAGCTGCTTACGGAAGAGTATGGGATAAATGCAGTCCTGACCGCTGTCTTCAGCGCCGGAGCTGACTGGTCCATCAAGCTTGTCCATTATGATACGCCCCGCCTGTTCAGCTCGCAGGGTCCGCAGGGGATTTATACGCTCCCGGTCCAGTTTGGCGGCGACAGCTTAGCCACACTGGAAGCTGTCTATACCGCTGGCGGCAATGCCGGACCTGACGACTGGACGCCGTACAAGGAATACATCCGCCATTTCTATCCGGACTATAAGACCGGAGAGATCAAGTTCACGGATGAATTCTGGAGCGGTGTGAAGGACGGGGAGATGCAGCTGAAAATGCATTTCCGCAGCGGTGAGGTCATTCCCTATACCATGACCAAAGAAGGCTTCTCCATTGTCGGCCTGTCGGCTGAGGATGTGGAGAAGGCGGATGCCGGACCTGCGGCAGGTGAATCGGCGGAACCGGGGGATGCTGTGAATGCTGCTGAACCGGCAGATCCGGAGAGCATGACAGTAAACGGCGCAGCTGCAGGCTCAGGCGAATCATCGGAAACCTCTTCAATGCTTTCCGGGGAGTCTGCGCAGACAGGCGGTGTTACGCCCGGACAGATCCTGCTGGCTGTTCTTCTCCCGTTAGGCTTGCTGCTGGCAGCAGGCAGTGTTATATACTGGAGGAGAACAAGGAGGTAG
- a CDS encoding sugar ABC transporter permease: MSGNKLSLQQKRSLLGIAFIAPWLLGFIFLFATPLIKSIQFSFSKLTVDPTGFTLDGVGWANFNNALFVDATFNRVLTESVWDMVLNVPMILFFSLFSATLLNQKFRGRIIARAIFFLPVILASNAISAAEASGLINLVGDATAVNEMGQSGSQYNVMSMVMILSDIGLPLSFVDYIVDAILRIYEIITSSGVQILIFLAALQSVPGAMYEVAKIEGATAYESFWKITFPLVSPLILTNVIYTIIDSFSGSAVTQMIFTTAFTTQNFGLSAAMSWIYTLIISIILVIVGYVLSKRVHYN, translated from the coding sequence ATGAGCGGAAACAAGCTTAGCCTGCAGCAGAAGCGTTCTTTGCTGGGAATTGCTTTTATAGCGCCATGGCTGCTGGGGTTTATCTTTCTGTTCGCGACTCCGCTGATTAAGTCCATCCAGTTCAGCTTCAGCAAATTAACTGTAGACCCAACAGGCTTCACGCTGGACGGGGTAGGCTGGGCGAACTTTAACAATGCGCTGTTCGTGGATGCCACGTTTAACCGCGTATTGACCGAATCGGTCTGGGATATGGTGCTGAATGTGCCGATGATTCTGTTCTTCAGCCTTTTTTCGGCAACGCTGCTCAACCAGAAGTTCAGGGGGAGAATTATCGCCCGGGCGATTTTCTTTCTGCCGGTTATTCTGGCCTCCAATGCGATCTCGGCCGCTGAAGCCTCCGGGCTGATCAATCTGGTGGGCGATGCGACTGCAGTGAACGAAATGGGCCAGTCGGGTTCCCAGTACAATGTGATGTCAATGGTCATGATTCTGAGCGACATCGGGCTGCCGCTGTCTTTTGTAGATTACATTGTCGACGCCATCCTGCGGATCTATGAGATTATTACCAGCTCAGGGGTGCAGATCCTGATTTTCCTGGCTGCGCTGCAGTCGGTTCCCGGAGCGATGTATGAGGTGGCGAAAATTGAAGGGGCGACCGCTTATGAATCCTTTTGGAAGATTACCTTTCCGCTGGTAAGCCCGCTCATTCTGACCAATGTGATCTATACGATTATCGACTCTTTCTCCGGCAGTGCCGTGACACAGATGATCTTCACCACCGCGTTCACCACCCAGAATTTCGGGCTGAGTGCGGCGATGTCCTGGATCTATACGCTGATTATCAGCATTATCCTGGTCATTGTAGGCTATGTGCTGTCCAAGCGGGTGCATTACAACTGA
- a CDS encoding carbohydrate ABC transporter permease: MQYQQAVRKEAKHYRVQKIRGKAADVLYALFRYALVIGISFIIIYPLLMKFSIAFKDKADIYNPTIYMIPVHFTMDNIRMAMQILDYFPLLGNTLLFVVVTTVLTTASCALAGYGFARFNFPGSNILFALVILTLLVPTSTLMVPMYLHFRSFDILGIIHLLTGKSGLNLLNTYWPSIITSATAIGLKAGLFIYIFRQFFKGMPKEIEEAALIDGAGGIKTFLRIMLPNAVSPMITVILFCFVWQYNDTFFTSLFMSELALMPTKVSSLAAQANALIPGMLGVGGGAGVKADPNHVAMIIDTGILLAIIPLILLYMVVQRYFVESVERSGIIG; encoded by the coding sequence ATGCAGTACCAGCAGGCTGTCCGTAAAGAAGCTAAGCACTACAGAGTCCAGAAGATTAGAGGCAAAGCGGCGGATGTGCTGTATGCACTGTTCCGCTATGCGCTGGTCATCGGGATCTCCTTTATCATTATTTATCCGCTGCTGATGAAATTCTCGATTGCCTTCAAGGATAAGGCGGACATTTATAATCCGACGATATACATGATTCCGGTCCATTTCACAATGGATAATATCCGGATGGCGATGCAGATTCTGGATTACTTCCCGCTGCTCGGCAACACCCTGCTCTTCGTGGTGGTGACTACGGTGCTGACCACGGCGTCCTGCGCCCTGGCAGGCTACGGGTTTGCCCGTTTTAACTTTCCGGGAAGCAATATCCTGTTCGCGCTTGTCATTCTGACCCTGCTCGTGCCGACCAGTACGCTGATGGTTCCGATGTATCTGCATTTCAGAAGCTTCGACATTCTGGGCATTATCCACCTGCTTACAGGCAAGTCCGGACTCAATCTGCTCAACACTTATTGGCCTTCCATTATTACATCGGCAACGGCGATCGGGCTGAAGGCGGGGCTGTTCATCTATATCTTCCGCCAGTTCTTCAAAGGAATGCCGAAGGAAATTGAAGAAGCGGCGCTGATTGACGGTGCAGGGGGTATAAAAACGTTCCTGCGGATCATGCTCCCGAATGCGGTCTCGCCGATGATTACGGTCATTCTGTTCTGCTTCGTCTGGCAGTACAACGATACCTTCTTCACTTCGCTCTTTATGAGTGAACTGGCACTCATGCCTACCAAGGTCAGCTCGCTGGCTGCGCAGGCTAATGCTTTAATACCAGGCATGCTCGGGGTAGGCGGAGGAGCCGGTGTGAAGGCCGATCCCAACCATGTAGCCATGATTATCGACACCGGCATTCTGCTGGCGATTATCCCGCTCATTCTGCTGTATATGGTTGTTCAGCGGTACTTCGTGGAGAGTGTGGAGCGCAGCGGTATTATCGGCTGA
- a CDS encoding DUF5696 domain-containing protein: protein MKNRKILAAVLACAAVLCIVIGAVLFFSSRGVKAVEASAYTEVTAELEPGSELAALPDTSGGVPGMMLAADDDRLSLYYNAETTEVAVKDKRSGQIWYSNPLSRNEDTLASGFEKELLSSQLTVLFRDAVGTLESYTNYAQSISSKQFTAESLKNGLRITYTIGDTSAGIDALPKYISQARLEEAVLSKLDAATAKYVHQRYYPKEGSPEVMERIDAQVSKPLVLKKMTAAFTKAGYSAEDLARDNEENGIGGGSESTKPNFVIPLEYRLENGSLVVSVPVNQVKESGQYQIRSLELLNMFGAADREADGYMLVPDGSGSLIRLNNGKVKEEQYVQRVYGPDPNDNSYRRGQVSQNARMPVFGMKAGDAAWFAVIEKGDAIASIAADISGKKNSYNFIHSSYSLRGEDELELYTGSTIQEIQLLNEEIYKGDIQIRYSFLDGDKAGYSGMAELYRNMLVSEELLTPLTEEENIPFYLEMLGAVDKQKSLLGVPYRSEIAMTSFRQAGLIAGQLEQDGIGRLMMRYTGWSSKGVNHATPDKLKTEGVLGSRRELAGLKEQLAAAGGTLFPDVAFQQIYHNDSGFTPSADASRFVTREEAELYPYNRALNRMDMTLGSYYLLSPAKLPYYVNAFLDKYEVYGMKGVSLRDLGSVLSSDFRASRVIQRETAKEIVEEQLGTMDQHVDQTMISGGNAYAWPYSDHLVNVPASSSGFALTDEAVPFYQMVIHGFISYAGAPVNLSDEQDLHKQMLQAIELGAAPYFSWSHEPSSKLKFTHFDSMYATYYEDWYDQAVAMYKEVDKVLSPVQHAQILNHIRHQEGVVEVQYSNGISIYVNYTDKDVSVQGTAVGAGQYAIEGEPT, encoded by the coding sequence GTGAAAAATCGTAAAATACTCGCTGCGGTGCTGGCCTGTGCCGCAGTCCTCTGTATCGTCATCGGGGCTGTCCTGTTCTTCAGCTCCCGCGGAGTCAAGGCTGTCGAGGCCTCCGCTTATACGGAAGTGACGGCTGAGCTTGAACCGGGCAGCGAGCTGGCTGCGCTGCCTGATACTTCAGGCGGTGTACCGGGAATGATGCTGGCCGCGGATGATGACAGGCTGTCTTTATACTATAATGCCGAAACCACGGAAGTAGCCGTGAAGGATAAGCGGTCAGGGCAGATCTGGTACAGCAATCCCCTGAGCCGCAATGAAGATACGCTGGCCTCGGGCTTCGAGAAGGAGCTGCTGTCCTCGCAGCTGACGGTTCTGTTCCGTGATGCTGTGGGCACATTGGAATCCTATACGAATTATGCCCAGAGCATCAGCAGCAAGCAATTCACGGCCGAGAGCCTGAAGAACGGGCTGCGCATCACCTATACCATCGGAGACACCTCTGCAGGTATCGATGCACTGCCGAAATATATCAGCCAGGCCAGACTGGAGGAAGCGGTTCTGTCCAAGCTGGATGCCGCGACAGCCAAATATGTCCATCAGCGCTACTATCCGAAGGAAGGCAGTCCTGAGGTCATGGAACGGATTGATGCCCAGGTCTCCAAGCCCCTGGTGCTCAAGAAAATGACCGCCGCCTTCACCAAGGCCGGTTATTCAGCCGAAGATCTGGCCCGGGACAATGAGGAGAACGGAATCGGGGGAGGTTCTGAATCTACCAAGCCCAACTTCGTCATTCCGCTGGAATACCGGCTGGAGAACGGATCGCTTGTAGTCAGTGTTCCTGTGAATCAGGTCAAGGAGAGCGGACAGTACCAGATCCGCAGTCTGGAGCTGCTCAATATGTTCGGCGCTGCAGACCGGGAGGCCGACGGCTACATGCTTGTCCCTGACGGCTCCGGCAGCCTGATCCGTCTGAACAACGGCAAAGTGAAGGAAGAGCAGTACGTCCAGCGCGTATATGGGCCGGACCCGAATGATAACAGCTACAGACGCGGACAGGTCAGCCAGAATGCCAGAATGCCGGTATTCGGCATGAAGGCCGGGGATGCCGCCTGGTTCGCCGTCATTGAGAAGGGCGATGCCATTGCCAGCATAGCTGCTGATATCAGCGGCAAGAAGAACTCCTACAACTTCATTCACAGCAGCTATTCCCTGCGCGGCGAGGATGAGCTGGAGCTGTACACCGGATCGACCATCCAGGAAATCCAGCTGCTGAATGAGGAGATCTACAAAGGCGATATCCAGATCCGCTACAGCTTCCTGGACGGAGACAAAGCCGGCTACTCCGGCATGGCTGAGCTGTACCGGAATATGCTGGTCTCCGAAGAGCTGCTCACGCCTTTGACGGAAGAGGAGAACATTCCGTTCTATCTGGAAATGCTGGGTGCCGTCGACAAGCAGAAGTCACTGCTCGGTGTACCTTACCGTTCTGAAATCGCCATGACCTCCTTCAGGCAGGCCGGGCTGATAGCCGGACAACTGGAGCAGGATGGCATCGGCCGCCTGATGATGAGGTATACCGGCTGGTCGTCCAAGGGCGTAAATCATGCCACGCCGGATAAGCTGAAGACGGAGGGCGTCCTCGGCAGCAGACGGGAGCTTGCCGGTCTGAAGGAGCAGCTGGCCGCGGCCGGAGGAACCCTGTTCCCGGATGTGGCCTTTCAGCAGATTTATCACAATGACAGCGGGTTTACCCCTTCCGCTGATGCCTCCAGATTCGTGACGAGAGAGGAAGCAGAACTGTATCCGTACAACCGGGCGCTGAACCGGATGGATATGACACTCGGCAGCTACTATTTACTCTCTCCCGCCAAACTGCCGTACTATGTGAATGCTTTTCTGGATAAATATGAGGTCTACGGAATGAAGGGTGTATCCCTGCGGGATCTGGGCAGTGTGCTCAGTTCGGATTTCCGGGCCAGCCGGGTAATCCAGCGTGAAACGGCGAAGGAAATTGTGGAAGAGCAGCTGGGCACCATGGATCAGCACGTGGACCAGACGATGATTTCCGGCGGGAATGCCTATGCATGGCCGTACTCCGATCATCTGGTGAATGTACCGGCCTCTTCCAGCGGATTCGCGCTTACAGATGAAGCTGTCCCGTTCTACCAGATGGTGATCCACGGCTTTATCAGTTATGCCGGAGCACCGGTTAACTTAAGTGACGAGCAGGATCTGCATAAGCAGATGCTCCAGGCTATCGAGCTCGGGGCAGCGCCCTACTTCTCCTGGTCGCATGAGCCGTCGTCGAAGCTGAAATTCACCCATTTTGACAGCATGTACGCAACCTATTATGAAGACTGGTACGATCAGGCGGTTGCCATGTACAAGGAAGTAGACAAGGTGCTCTCCCCCGTACAGCATGCGCAGATCTTGAACCATATACGCCATCAGGAAGGTGTTGTGGAGGTGCAGTACAGCAACGGTATATCAATCTATGTCAATTACACCGACAAGGATGTCTCCGTGCAGGGAACGGCTGTCGGGGCCGGACAATATGCGATAGAAGGTGAGCCGACATGA
- a CDS encoding Yip1 family protein, which produces MRQDFIKFPLHLMVHPFDSFWDLKYEGKGKLRVTLTLLLLVVISMILKNQFAGFLVNYNDPRHLNSITQLFTVVFPFFLWCLSNWAITTLMGGEGKFKEIMMATGYALVPVVVIYTPMVIASRFMAEEETAFYYLMMSVASIWFVALLFVGIMTVHQYTVLKTVATMLLTVVVMGIVVFLGTLVLSMLQQITEFFINIYRELIFRT; this is translated from the coding sequence GTGAGGCAGGATTTCATTAAATTCCCGCTGCACCTCATGGTGCATCCGTTTGACAGCTTTTGGGATTTGAAATATGAGGGGAAAGGGAAGCTCCGCGTAACGCTGACCCTACTGCTGCTGGTCGTCATCTCCATGATTCTGAAGAACCAGTTCGCAGGCTTCCTGGTCAATTATAATGATCCGCGCCATTTGAACAGTATTACCCAGCTGTTTACGGTTGTTTTTCCCTTCTTTCTGTGGTGCCTGTCCAATTGGGCCATTACGACACTGATGGGCGGCGAAGGGAAATTCAAAGAAATTATGATGGCGACAGGCTATGCGCTTGTTCCGGTCGTGGTCATTTATACGCCGATGGTAATTGCAAGCCGGTTCATGGCGGAGGAAGAAACGGCCTTCTATTATCTGATGATGTCGGTGGCTTCGATCTGGTTCGTAGCGCTCCTGTTCGTCGGCATCATGACTGTCCACCAGTATACTGTGCTCAAAACGGTGGCAACGATGCTGCTGACAGTGGTTGTTATGGGAATTGTCGTGTTCCTGGGGACGCTTGTCTTAAGCATGCTCCAGCAAATTACCGAGTTCTTCATTAATATTTACCGTGAATTAATTTTCCGTACGTGA
- a CDS encoding NHL repeat-containing protein: MTAKNWLLAGTVLSLLLSYAVPAPAAGAVPYESYNYNYWEEAVPAPAAYIPDRTLTGKDLGVGDFLDPGDMVVAADGRIYIVDSGNSRIVCLDSKWKVDKVITGFDNGGQAESFKNPSGLYVNAEGNLFIADTDNGRIVVLSPDGELLRMIEQPESDILPADFKFIPVKVTVDQAERVYVIAKGIFEGIMQFDESGQFIGYVGTNKVKRDYTEYIWRMFSTKAQKAQMALFVPTEFSNIDVDAKGFLYATNIDPGSKEPIKRLNPSGEDVLKRFGYFDILGDIRYRLVDGPSKFTDIKVLPNGMYSALDANQGKVFTYNDEGDLLYVYGGKGNQTGTFKIPVAVEFSGGNQLVLDRGKGNIAVFKPTRFGSSVNEAVGYHYNGEDAQAVPLWKEVLKLNANYDIAYIGIGKSLLMEKDNKEAMKYFKLGMDRDGYSVAFKRYRREVMQEHFGTFLTSVMILAALWIAYKLFGFWRRKRQTEALKQAPHNLKEGNAREAGFH, translated from the coding sequence TTGACTGCAAAAAATTGGCTGCTTGCAGGGACGGTGCTCTCCCTGCTGCTGAGTTACGCAGTTCCCGCACCGGCGGCTGGAGCTGTGCCCTATGAAAGTTATAACTATAACTACTGGGAAGAAGCCGTGCCTGCTCCTGCAGCATATATCCCCGACCGGACCCTTACAGGTAAGGATCTCGGTGTTGGTGATTTTCTGGACCCGGGCGATATGGTCGTTGCCGCAGACGGAAGGATCTATATTGTGGACAGCGGGAACAGCCGGATTGTCTGCCTGGACAGCAAATGGAAGGTAGACAAGGTCATTACCGGCTTCGACAACGGGGGACAGGCGGAGAGTTTTAAAAATCCGTCCGGCCTGTACGTTAATGCTGAAGGCAATCTGTTCATTGCGGATACGGATAACGGGCGTATTGTGGTGCTGTCTCCGGACGGAGAGCTGCTGCGGATGATCGAGCAGCCGGAGTCGGATATTTTACCGGCAGATTTCAAGTTTATTCCGGTGAAGGTGACGGTGGATCAGGCAGAGCGGGTCTATGTCATCGCCAAGGGAATCTTTGAAGGAATTATGCAGTTTGACGAGAGCGGGCAATTCATCGGGTATGTCGGCACGAACAAGGTCAAGCGCGACTATACCGAATATATTTGGCGGATGTTCTCCACCAAGGCGCAGAAAGCACAGATGGCGCTGTTCGTCCCTACGGAATTTTCCAATATCGATGTGGATGCGAAAGGCTTCCTGTATGCCACCAATATAGACCCGGGCTCCAAAGAGCCGATCAAGCGCCTTAATCCCTCCGGTGAGGATGTGCTGAAACGCTTCGGCTACTTCGACATTCTGGGGGATATCCGCTACCGGCTTGTTGACGGCCCCTCCAAGTTCACGGATATCAAGGTGCTCCCGAACGGGATGTACAGCGCACTGGATGCCAACCAGGGTAAGGTGTTCACCTACAACGATGAAGGTGATCTTCTGTATGTATACGGCGGCAAAGGCAATCAGACAGGCACCTTCAAAATACCGGTAGCCGTAGAGTTCTCCGGCGGCAATCAGCTGGTTCTTGACCGGGGAAAGGGCAACATTGCCGTCTTCAAGCCGACGCGGTTCGGCAGCAGTGTAAATGAAGCGGTCGGCTACCATTACAACGGCGAGGATGCACAGGCGGTTCCGCTGTGGAAGGAAGTGCTGAAGCTGAATGCCAACTATGATATTGCCTATATCGGCATAGGCAAATCGCTGCTCATGGAGAAGGACAACAAGGAAGCGATGAAATATTTCAAGCTGGGCATGGACAGGGACGGTTATTCCGTAGCCTTCAAACGGTACCGCAGGGAAGTTATGCAGGAGCATTTCGGCACTTTTCTGACTTCGGTAATGATTCTTGCGGCACTCTGGATTGCTTACAAGCTCTTCGGCTTCTGGAGAAGAAAGCGGCAGACCGAAGCACTGAAGCAGGCTCCGCACAACCTTAAGGAGGGGAACGCCCGTGAGGCAGGATTTCATTAA
- a CDS encoding carbohydrate ABC transporter permease: MPKKRVNRSAWGTFSLFALLTVFGAFMVLPLVYAINNAFKPLDEIFIFPPTLFVRNPTMNNFVDLFNLLGNSWVPFSRYIFNTVFITGTGIVGHVIFASAAAYPLAKHHFPGKKILFTIVVLSLMFTPAVTAMPNYMIMSWLGLIDTYWAVIIPAFAYSLGLYLMKQFMEQIPDVLLEAAKIDGASEYRIFWSIVMPNVKPAWLTLIILLFQILWGSDGNGFIYSEQLKSLHFAAGQVVAGGIARSGAAAAVALILMSVPITLFVFSQSRIIETMATSGMKD, from the coding sequence ATGCCCAAAAAACGCGTCAACCGCTCAGCCTGGGGCACCTTCTCTTTATTCGCCCTGCTCACGGTTTTCGGGGCCTTCATGGTGCTGCCGCTGGTGTATGCCATTAACAATGCGTTCAAGCCGCTGGATGAGATTTTTATCTTCCCGCCGACGCTGTTTGTCCGCAATCCCACAATGAATAACTTTGTCGATCTGTTCAATCTGCTCGGCAATTCCTGGGTTCCGTTCTCGCGTTATATTTTCAATACGGTATTCATTACAGGTACGGGGATTGTAGGGCATGTAATCTTCGCCTCGGCGGCGGCTTATCCGCTGGCCAAACATCATTTTCCCGGCAAAAAAATACTGTTCACCATCGTCGTCCTGTCGCTGATGTTCACGCCGGCCGTAACCGCCATGCCGAACTATATGATTATGTCCTGGCTGGGGCTGATCGACACGTACTGGGCAGTGATTATTCCGGCATTCGCCTATTCGCTCGGCCTGTATCTGATGAAGCAGTTCATGGAACAGATCCCCGATGTGCTGCTGGAAGCTGCCAAGATCGACGGTGCCAGTGAATACCGCATCTTCTGGTCCATCGTCATGCCGAACGTCAAGCCGGCCTGGCTGACACTGATTATTCTGCTGTTCCAGATTCTGTGGGGCAGTGACGGCAATGGCTTTATTTACAGCGAGCAGTTGAAATCGCTTCACTTTGCGGCAGGCCAGGTCGTGGCCGGAGGCATTGCCCGTTCCGGTGCGGCGGCAGCGGTGGCGCTCATTCTGATGAGTGTGCCGATTACGCTGTTTGTGTTCTCACAGAGCCGGATTATAGAGACGATGGCTACATCGGGAATGAAGGACTAA